The genomic region GGGGCTCACCATGTTGCTGCAGGTACTCCAAGATAGCGTCCGTCAGGTCGCTGCCTTGACCGAGCCCCTGATTCCCAAATAAGCGGTTGAACTCCAGCACGTACGGGTAGCCTGCCACTAGGGCGATATCAAAACCTGCGTGATCCACTTCCAGGTCCCGTGCGAGCCGCAGGGCCAAGTCGATCATCACTGCGGGCACCGGGCTGTTGTCAATCCGGCCACCCTTAGACACGTTGTTATAAAAGCCCTGGTCAGCCTGTGTACGCCAGTAAGCTGTTACAACTTTATCGCCCACCACCACAATACGCGCGTCGCGATCCAACGGCAGGTATTCCTGTACGTACAGAACCTCTGTGCGCTCGCAGTACGTGCGCCAGTCGTCATGGGTTTCAATCAGCCAAACACCCTCGCCCATGCTGGCTTTGGGTAGCTTCGCCACGAAGGGCAGTGCCATAACACTCCAGATGTGCTCGCGCTCATGAGGGCCATTGGCTTCGATGATTGTCCAGGGAATATGTTCCGGTGCTACCGCCTCAAAAGCACGGGTCATTTCCACCTTGTCATGACCAATGCGATAGCTGGCGACGCTGGGGAAAACCCGGCATTTCAAGCCATGCACCAGGGCATTGAGCTGCCAGTATTCGGGGAACAGTACCCAGTCTGCATTGCGCAGCAATTCTTTATGGCTCAGGAAATACTCCGGCTTAAGTACAGTGGTGTCGGGCAAGCCGAGTGTGCGGAAAACATTAAACGATACGAGATTCATGGGCGGGGTCGCGCTGATAAAAGTGAGTGATTTTTAGGCAATTACGGTCGGTGCACAAGCTTTTTATGAGTTAATTTGATTATGGTCATGGATTAAATTAAACATATTGATAATAATTCGCATTCAATAAACAAGGATCTATCCCATGACTCTTTCTCATCAAATGACTGCCATCGCCGCCTCACTGCTGATTGCTACGGCCGTATTCGCGGGCGATAGTGATCACTTCAAGGGCGAGCCCGCAAAGACTCTGGAACAGGCGGTTGCCAATTTTTCTGAGTACAACAACAAGCTGGAACACGTGCTGACCGGTGATTTAACTCCGGAAGCCATGAACGAGGTACACCAGCTCACCTATACTCTGGAAAACGCACTGCAGAAGCTGGATGACGAAATTGACAAACTGGAGGAAACACTTGAGAAGGTGCACAAAGCTTCCGAACGTGCTGATACAAATACCGTGCGCTCTGCCGGCGAACAGTACCTCACCACCAGTCGTAACATCGTGAAGTGATCACCAGAGTTACTTTATTTTGACGCCCTGCTGGGCAATGGCAGTGAGCGGATCTTCTGGCCAGGGATGCTTGGGATAACGGCCACGGGTGTCTTTACGCACCTGAGGATAGACGTTAGACCAGAAGCTGGCTAGGTCGGCCGTGACCGCCAGCGGCCGTCGCGCCGGCGAAAGCAGGTGAATCAGCACCGGCACCTTGCCGCCCGCCACTTCCGGCGTTCTTGTCCAGCCGAACAACGCCTGTAGCTTGGCCGCCAGAACCGGGCCGTTCTCAGCCGTGTAGTCCAGAGTCACGGAGCTTCCAGTAGGAATGGTCAGGGCGCTAGGCGCAAGTTCCGCCAGCCGCTGCTGTTGCGGGTATTCCAGCAGACTATTCAAGGCATTCTGCAGGTTCAGCCTGGCTAATTCAGACCACCGGTTGATGCCAGTCAGGAAGGGCGCCAACCACTGTTCCAACGTGCCGGTTAGCGCCTGCTCACTGACGTCAGGCCACTGGTCGGGAAAGTGTTTGGCCAGCAGAGTGACCCGTGCCTGCCACTGCCTGGCCCCCGGCGTCCATGGCAGGCTGTCCAGCCCTTTTCGCCTTACTGCTGCTAATAGACCTTGCTGAATCAACTCGGGTGAAGGTTTGGCCAGAGATTTCGTGGTAAGAAGCAGTGCGCCCAGCCGGCGGGTCTGCTGAGCAACCACTGTGCCGCGCTTATCATCCCATTCTGCCTCGTTTTGCTCACGAATATGGGCCGCCAGATCGGCTTCCAGCGTTGGCAAATCCACCGGCGCTGCCAGATAGATTCTTGCCTCCTTGGCCTTACCATCCAGGTCTGCGGCCACCAGCCATTCATGCCGTGCCAGCCCATCGTCTTCGCGCAACAAGGCCCCTTTGCCATTGCTTAGCTGATAGCGTGGCGTATCTCCGGACCGGCGTTTGCCAATGCGATCAGGATAAGCGAGTGCTAACAAACGCCCAACCTCTGTGGCCGTTGGTACAGGCTCTTGTTCGCTTTGTTTAGGGGCACCAGGTTCAGACAAGCGCTTTGCCTGCTGGCGCAGCGCCTGCAGCCGATGCGGGTCTATGCGCGGTGAGCCACGCTCGCCCCGCAACACCCTTATACGCTCATGCATATCCGCCCCAGCACCCGGCCCTAACAGATCCCGGTCTTCCAGCAGCGCGGCCAGTTCCGCCGCCAGTCTGCCCAGCCCAAGCGATCGCGCCAACAAAACCATGTGCGCCAGCCGAGGGTGAATGCCCAGTGCCCGCGCTGATTTGCCGTGCTCGGTAATCGCGCCTTCGTCATCCAACATATCCAGCCACTGCAGCAGCTCCACAGCTTGTTGCCAGTGTGCGGGGGCGGGGGCTCGATCCATACCAGTTGATCTGCCGTGCGAGCGCCCCACTGGGCCAACTCAAGCACCAGTGGCGCCAGATCTGCCTCGCGAATCTCCGGCGGCGTATAGTCCGCCAGCCCAAACTGCTCCGACTCGCTCCATAACCGGTAACACACGCCCGGCTCAATCCGCCCGGCGCGGCCTTTGCGCTGCTCAGCCGAGGCTTTCGAGACCCGCCCGGTCACCAGCCGCGTCATTCCGCTGTTGGCATCAAACACCGCGCGGCGCTGCTGCCCACTATCAACCACCACGCGCACACCTTCGATGGTCAGGCTGGTTTCGGCAATCGCCGTTGCCAACACCACTTTGCGGGTGCCCACCGCTGCCGGCGCAATGGCCTGGTCCTGTTCTGCCGCTTTGAGGTTGCCAAACAGAGGCGCAATCACAACACTCTGGGCCACCTGCCCGGCCAGCGCCTGAGCTACCCGGTGAATTTCCCCGGCCCCCGGCAGAAACACCAGCACCGAGCCTGGCTGCTGCGCCAAGGCTTCAGTAACCACAGCCACCACCTGATCCACCAACCTTGGGTTGCGCTGTGTGGCGGGCGTGGGGCGGTAGAATACGCCCACTGGGTACGCCCGCCCCTCGCTGCTCAACACGGGCACATCCCCAAGCAAGCGGGCTATAGGCGCTGTATCCAGCGTAGCGGACATCACCAGCACCCGAAGATCTTCTCGCAGTGCTTCTTGGGTCTCGCGCACCAGGGCCAACCCAAGGTCGGCTTGCAAGGAGCGCTCATGAAACTCATCAAACAGCACGGCGGCGTAGTCTTCCAGCATAGGGTCACTCTGGATCAGCCGGGTAAGAATGCCTTCGGTCACAACTTCTATGCAGGTCGCGCCAGACACTCTGGTGTCCAGCCGCGTTCGGTAGCCTACGGTTTGCCCGGGCTTTTCGCCCAGTTGCGCTGCCATGTATCTTGCAGCCGTACGGGCCGCCAGGCGCCTTGGTTCCAACATCAGGATTTTGCGCCCCTGCCGCCAGCTTGCGTCCAGCAGGGCTAGAGGCACACGTGTGGTTTTACCGGCACCCGGAGGCGCCTGCAACAGGGCTGTGGTGGTTTGCTCCAGGGTTTGTTTCAGCTCTGGGAGAATATGGTCTATTGGGAGCACTTTTTTATCAGTCAAAGCGGAGAGTTCGCGCATGCCAAACTTCGGGGCGGGGCACGAAGAACACGAATATCAGGCCGAAGGCCAGTGCTCCCACTCCGATACTAAAGGCGGAGGCCAGGGAACCACCGGCATCGAGCCATTGTTTGGTCAGCCACGGACCAACCATTTGGGTGAAGCCGTAGAGCGCAACCATGGCGGCAGACAGCCGCGGCCCCTGGTGCGGGTGCAGAGCGCGGGCAACGCGCTGGGTAAGTAACACTGTGCCAAGGAAGGTGCTGCCCACCAGAGCAGCGCACAGCATTAGGCCGATAGTGCCGGGCCAGAGCACGGCGGCCAACACGCCTGCCAGTTGAATCAGAAAGTTCAGTTTCAGTGCGGGAAGGTCGCCCATTTTTGTGCCTAGCCGATTCCACACCCAGGCAGCCGGGATAGTACACAGGGCAACAATGACCCAAGTTCCATCAAGCAACCAGTGACCCGCTGCAAGCTCCATTTTTGCCAACAGGGGCAGAAATGTAAGGGGCAGAATGTAGCCTAACCCGGCACCGCCGTACGACAGGAACAGAGGAATACTGGCACGGTCGAATAGGGGGGTTGTGGCTACGGCCTTGCCGTCACTACCGCGCGCCTCATCCGGCAACTCCAGCTGAGACAACCTGCGCGCGCTCCATACCGCAAGCGGAATGGAGAGCAGGGCCGCTGGCCACCAGCGCTCGGCGCCCTCCAGCCAGTCGGCACTACCGGTGACCAGCCCGCTGGATACCAACAAACCCAAGCCCACGCCTATATACACCAGCCCGCTCATACTGGCCCTGTTGCGCAGCACCAACCACTCGAGAATCAACGCCGGCGCCTGTACGAAAATCACCCCGTTAGCGACCCCGTTCAGCCAGCGGCTGGCAGAGATAGCAGTGAGGTTGTCCGTTTGAGTAACCAGCAGAGCGGTAACGACATGAACTGCCAGAAACGCCGGCAGCATTACGCGGATCTGACTAACCCTGTGCCAGCGGATAGCCAGAATGGCACCCATAAGGTAACCAAGGTAGTTCCAGGTAGCGACCGCCGCACCCTCCGGCGCAGTGAACTGACCGTCGTCTACTAGATAGGGCAACAGCGGGGTGTAGATAAAACGGCCGAGCCCGTGCACAACCATCAGCATAATGGCACCAGCGGCCAGGACGCTAAAGAGCTCTTTCGGGGTTGTGCTGTTCTGTTGGTACATGCTGTGGGTTCCGGCGAGTGTATTTTCAGCCGGGCAGTCTATGCGAGTCCCGCCGCCATGTCAGTTTGACCTTAGCAGAGCAGCCCGCTAAACCCTATTAAGAGCGAGTTTTCTCGCGATTGGCTTTGGTCCATTCATAAATGCGCTCAAAAGCCTCGGCCATCTCCTCCGGGTGATGAGGCGGCTGAATAAGTGCCGCCAACTCGCCATCCGGGTTCAGCAATGCAAAATGCCCGCTGTGATCTACCAGCAGCTCGCCATCTACCTGACGGTGCACGAAAACCGCACTCAGGCTCGTGGTCAGCTTTCGCAGTGTTTCCAAGTCTCCGGTCAGGCCGTGGAAGTTCTCACCAAAAAATGCAGTGTAGTCTTTGAGCTTTCCTGGCGTGTCGTGCTCCGGATCGGCGGTGACAAGTAGATAATCCGGCTGCGGCAGCTCATTCGACAGCAATTTATCGGTACGTCGCAGGTTGGCCATCGCCGCTGGACAAACATCCGGGCAGTTGGTGTAGCCCACAAACGCGAACGTCCACCGGCCCCGGAGGCTTTCCCGGGTTACGGTTTCGCCATTTTCGTTGGTTAGCGTGAACTCTGCCAGAGGCCGTGGCTGGTCATAAACATAGGTGTTCATCTCAGCCAAATCTGGAGCAGGTTCAGGCTCCACGTTGCCCACCTGAAACACTTGGCGCCCAACGACCAAACCAAAAACCAGAACCACGGCCAATACAAGAACAACCAACGTTATTTGAACTGAGCGATTCATTGTGACTCCAACTTAGCTTTCTCCGTTTATACACAGTGTCCAGAGGAGGGTAAGTGTTAGAAAAACACGTAGTGGTCTACGAGGAGTATCACAAACAGCGCCATTAGGTAAGTGATGGAGTATTTGAAGGTGTTTAGCGCTACTCGGCGGTCGTCGCCTTTCAGCAACCGAATAGCGTAGTGGAGGAAGCGCAGACCGAGTACCAAAGCACCCGCCAAGTAAATCCAGCCGGACATGCCTGTGACAAAGGGTAGCAGGCTTACCGCCAGCAAAATTAGGGTGTACAGCAGGATGTGAAGTTCGGTGTATTTGTTCCCGTGGGTGACGGGCAGCATGGGAATGCCTGCCTTCGCATATTCTTCTTTGCGGTGAATGGCCAGCGCCCAGAAGTGCGGCGGGGTCCAGGCGAAAATAATCAGCACCAGCAATAAAGCATGGCCATCAACTTGGCCGGTTACGGCTGTCCAGCCCAGTAAAGGTGGCATGGCGCCAGCGAGGCCACCGATGGTGATATTTTGGGGCGTTGCCCGTTTTAGGAACAAGGTGTAAACGCCGGCATAACCCACCAGAGAGGCTAGAGTGAGCCATGCGGTTAGATGATTTACCTGCCACATCAACACGAACATGCCAACACTAGCTAGCAGTACGGCAAACACGATCGCTTCTACCGAGGAGATCTTGCCGGTGGCCACCGGCCGCTTACGGGTGCGTGCCATCACGGTATCAATCTTCTGATCGACAACGTGGTTGACCACGGCTGCGGCGCCGGCAAGGAAGGCGATGCCCATGTTGCCCCAGATCAGCACACCCAAGCCGGGTAAACCGGTGGTGGCCAGTAGCATGCCGATGACCGATGTTAGGATCATCAAGGCCACAACTTTGGGCTTGGTCAGCTCCAAGTAATCCCGCCATGAAATCGAACGGGCGGATTGGCTGGAAGCTCCCTGGGCCGGCAGTACGTCCACTTGCTCACTCATGCCGTAACCTCCTGATGCATCGTTGTTGTGTGTGTTGCGATTGAAGTTTGCGTCTGTGGCAGCAGATGGTGCCGCCAGATCAAGTAAATCATCGACAGCAGCAGC from Marinobacter sp. LV10R510-11A harbors:
- a CDS encoding YbfB/YjiJ family MFS transporter, coding for MYQQNSTTPKELFSVLAAGAIMLMVVHGLGRFIYTPLLPYLVDDGQFTAPEGAAVATWNYLGYLMGAILAIRWHRVSQIRVMLPAFLAVHVVTALLVTQTDNLTAISASRWLNGVANGVIFVQAPALILEWLVLRNRASMSGLVYIGVGLGLLVSSGLVTGSADWLEGAERWWPAALLSIPLAVWSARRLSQLELPDEARGSDGKAVATTPLFDRASIPLFLSYGGAGLGYILPLTFLPLLAKMELAAGHWLLDGTWVIVALCTIPAAWVWNRLGTKMGDLPALKLNFLIQLAGVLAAVLWPGTIGLMLCAALVGSTFLGTVLLTQRVARALHPHQGPRLSAAMVALYGFTQMVGPWLTKQWLDAGGSLASAFSIGVGALAFGLIFVFFVPRPEVWHARTLRFD
- a CDS encoding ATP-grasp domain-containing protein, with amino-acid sequence MNLVSFNVFRTLGLPDTTVLKPEYFLSHKELLRNADWVLFPEYWQLNALVHGLKCRVFPSVASYRIGHDKVEMTRAFEAVAPEHIPWTIIEANGPHEREHIWSVMALPFVAKLPKASMGEGVWLIETHDDWRTYCERTEVLYVQEYLPLDRDARIVVVGDKVVTAYWRTQADQGFYNNVSKGGRIDNSPVPAVMIDLALRLARDLEVDHAGFDIALVAGYPYVLEFNRLFGNQGLGQGSDLTDAILEYLQQHGEPRDPGGSNTPEPIRPLAV
- a CDS encoding DUF6746 family protein yields the protein MTLSHQMTAIAASLLIATAVFAGDSDHFKGEPAKTLEQAVANFSEYNNKLEHVLTGDLTPEAMNEVHQLTYTLENALQKLDDEIDKLEETLEKVHKASERADTNTVRSAGEQYLTTSRNIVK
- the cyoE gene encoding heme o synthase, yielding MSEQVDVLPAQGASSQSARSISWRDYLELTKPKVVALMILTSVIGMLLATTGLPGLGVLIWGNMGIAFLAGAAAVVNHVVDQKIDTVMARTRKRPVATGKISSVEAIVFAVLLASVGMFVLMWQVNHLTAWLTLASLVGYAGVYTLFLKRATPQNITIGGLAGAMPPLLGWTAVTGQVDGHALLLVLIIFAWTPPHFWALAIHRKEEYAKAGIPMLPVTHGNKYTELHILLYTLILLAVSLLPFVTGMSGWIYLAGALVLGLRFLHYAIRLLKGDDRRVALNTFKYSITYLMALFVILLVDHYVFF
- a CDS encoding SCO family protein, which encodes MNRSVQITLVVLVLAVVLVFGLVVGRQVFQVGNVEPEPAPDLAEMNTYVYDQPRPLAEFTLTNENGETVTRESLRGRWTFAFVGYTNCPDVCPAAMANLRRTDKLLSNELPQPDYLLVTADPEHDTPGKLKDYTAFFGENFHGLTGDLETLRKLTTSLSAVFVHRQVDGELLVDHSGHFALLNPDGELAALIQPPHHPEEMAEAFERIYEWTKANREKTRS